The DNA region GTTAAGCGTTGGAACTTCGGTATGCAGGATGCCACTCACGGCAACTCGCGCTCTCACCGTGTTCCCGGTTCAACCGGTCAATGTCAATCTCCTGGTCGCGTATTCAAAAACAAGAAAATGACAGGTCACATGGGGGCTGAGCGTGTAACCGTTCAAAACCTGGAGATCGTCCGTGTAGATGCCGAGCGCAATCTGCTTCTTGTCAAGGGTGCTATTCCTGGTGCTCCAGGCGGCGACGTTATTGTTCGCCCCGCTGTTAAAGCGCGCACCAACGCTTAAGTGTCCAAGGGGAGTTGACCATGGAATTAAAAATTGTAAATCCCGGTGGCGCTCAAGGTACTGTTAACGTATCTGAAGTGGCTTTCGGTAGAGAGTTTAATCAAGATCTGGTGCATCAAGCTGTTGTTGCCTATATGGCTGGTGCGCGTCAGGGTACCAAGGCACAGAAAACTCGTGCAGAAGTCTCTGGTGGCGGCAAAAAGCCCTGGCGTCAAAAAGGTACTGGTCGTGCGCGTGCGGGTACTATCCGCAGTCCTATCTGGCGTGGCGGCGGTGTGACCTTTGCTGCAAAGCCTCGTGATTTTGAGCAAAAGTTGAACCGTAAAATGTATCGTGCTGCGTTACAGTGCATTTTGTCTGAGCTGAACCGCCAGGATCGTTTGATTGTGGTTGAAAGCTTTGACGTTGATGCGCCCAAAACCAAGGCACTGGTGCAAAAGCTTGCACAATATGATCTGACAGATGCGTTGATTGTCACTGAAGATCTGAGTGAAAACCTGTACCTGGCATCGCGTAACCTGCACAAAGTGGGTGTATCGGATGTTCAGGGCGTCGATCCAGTTAGCCTGATCGGTTATGACAAAGTCGTTGTTACCGTTCCTGCGCTGAAAAAATTCGAGGAGATCCTGGGATGAACCAAGAACGCATTTATAAAGTGTTGCTAGGTCCCGTGGTATCTGAGAAATCAGCTGCTGTGGGTGAGGCTAGCAACCAGGTGGTTTTCAAAGTGTTGGCCGATGCCAGCAAAGTAGAAATCAAAGCCGCTGTTCAAGCGTTGTTCAACACGAAAGTTGAATCTGTACGCGTATTGAATGTTAAAGGCAAAACCAAGCGCACTCGCTACGGTGTAGGCAAGAGAAGCGATTGGAAAAAAGCCTATGTGCGTCTCGAGCAAGGTCAAGAAATCGACTTTGCGGTAGCAGAGTAAGAGGATTGTCGCAATGGCTATTGTAAAAAGTAAACCAACCTCTCCTGGTCGTCGCTTTGTCGTTAAGGTCGTTAACCACGATCTGCACAAGGGTGAGCCCTATGCTCCGCTGCTCGACAAAAAGTCCAAGTCTGGTGGTCGTAACAACACAGGTCGTATTACCACTCGCCACGTTGGTGGTGGTCACAAGCAGCACTACCGTATTGTTGATTTCCGTCGTAACAAAGATGGTATTCCAGCGACTGTAGAGCGTATCGAATACGATCCCAACCGCACTGCTTATATTGCTCTGGTTGTCTATGCCGATGGTGAGCGTCGCTACATCATTGCACCTAAAGGCTTGAGCGCGGGTGACAAAATTGAGTCAGGTAATGCTGCAGCTATTAAAGTGGGTAATACCTTGCCAGTTCGTAACATCCCATTGGGTAGTGTTATCCACTGTGTAGAGTTGAAGCCGGGTAAAGGTGCCCAGCTGGCTCGCTCAGCGGGTGCTTCTGCGCAATTGGTTGCGAAAGATGGCGCTTATGTAACTTTGCGTTTGCGCAGTGGTGAAATGCGTAAAGTGCTGAGCGACTGTCGTGCCACTCTCGGTGAAGTATCTAACACCGAGCACAACCTGCGTTCGCTGGGTAAAGCCGGTGCTAAACGTTGGCTGGGCATTCGTCCTACTGTTCGCGGTGTTGCGATGAACCCGGTTGACCACCCACACGGTGGTGGTGAAGGCCGTACTTCTGGTGGCCGTCACCCAGTATCACCATGGGGTATCCCAACCAAGGGTTACAAAACGCGCAAAAACAAGCGCACCGATAACATGATTGTTCGTCGTCGCGATAAGAAATAATCGCCGGCCTAACAACTGAGTAGAGGAAGTCACAGTGCCACGTTCACTGAAAAAAGGTCCCTTTATCGACCTCCACCTGATTAAGAAGGTCGAAGCTGCGATCGCGAGTAATGATCGTCGCCCGATTAAAACCTGGTCACGTCGCTCTATGATTCTGCCAGAAATGGTAGGTCTGACTCTGGCTGTACACAACGGGCGCCAACATGTTCCGGTTCTTGTAAACGAAGAAATGGTCGGACACAAGCTGGGCGAATTCGCAGCAACCCGTACTTATCGCGGTCATGCCGCTGATAAGAAAGCTAAGAAGCGCTAAGAGGTTTTAACGATGGAAGTAGCAGCAAAATTAAGCGGTGCTCGTCTGTCGGCGCAAAAAGCGCGTTTGGTTGCTGATCAAATTCGCGGTAAAGGCGTTGAAGATGCACTTGATATCCTGGCATTCAGCACTAAAAAGGGTGCCCAGATCATCAAGAAGGTACTCGAGTCTGCCATTGCAAACGCCGAGCACAATGAAGGCGCTGATGTTGATGAGCTGAAAGTAAAAACGATCTTTGTTGACGAGGGCGTAAGCCTGAAGCGCATCAAGCCACGTGCCAAAGGCCGTGCTGATCGTATTACCAAGCGCACTTGTCACATCACCGTTAAAGTAGCCGATAAGTAAGAGAGCGCGTTATGGGTCAGAAAGTACATCCAAACGGTATTCGTCTGGGTATCATCAAAAAGCATACCTCCGTATGGTATGCCGATGGCACTGATTACGCAGACAAACTCAACATCGACCTGAAAGTGCGTTCGTACATTCAGGAGAAGCTTGCCAGTGCGTCAGTTAGCCGCGTTGATATTGAACGCCCCGCTAATACTGCGCGTATTACTATCCACACTGCCCGTCCAGGTATTGTGATTGGTAAGAAAGGTGAAGATGTTGATAAGCTGCGCGCAGAAATCAGCAAACAAATGGGCGTGCCTGTTCATATCAATATTGAAGAGATTCGCAAGCCTGATCTGGATGCTGCTTTGGTTGCGCAAAGCGTTGCTCAGCAACTGGAGCGTCGTGTTATGTTCCGTCGTGCTATGAAGCGCGCGGTGCAAAACGCTATGCGTCAAGGTGCTGAGGGCATCAAAATCCAGGTGGGTGGCCGCTTGGGTGGTGCCGAGATTGCTCGTAGCGAGTGGTATCGTGAAGGTCGCGTACCCCTGCACACCCTGCGTGCAGACATCGATTACGCGACTGCCGAAGCCAGCACTACCTACGGCATCATTGGTGTAAAAGTGTGGATTTTCAAGGGTGAAGTGATCGGTGACGTAACTGAAACCGAAAGCGCGTCCAAGAAAAAAACCACTAAGTCCAAGTAAGGGGTACGCACAATGTTACAACCTAAGCGTACGAAGTTTCGCAAGCAGATGAAAGGCCGCAACCGCGGTCTGGCCCTTCGCGGCTCCAAAGTCAGCTTTGGTGATTTCGGCTTGAAAGCAACTGGTCGCGGTCGCATCACAGCACGCCAAATCGAAGCTGCTCGTCGTGCGATGACTCGTCACGTTAAACGTGGCGGTAAAATCTGGATCCGTGTGTTTCCGGACAAACCAATCACTGCCAAGCCTCTTGAAGTGCGTATGGGTAGTGGTAAAGGTGGCGTGGAATATTGGGTTGCCCAGATTCGTCCTGGCAAGGTTCTCTATGAGATGGATGGTGTAAGTGAAGAGCTGGCTCGTGAAGCTTTTGCCCTTGCTGCCGCTAAATTGCCAGTTACTACAACATTTGTTAAACGTTCGGTGATGTGATGAAAGTTTCAGAACTCCGCGAAAAATCCGTCGAAGAGCTGAACAGCGTCTTGTTGGAGCAATTGAAAGAGCAGTTCAAGCTGCGTATGCAAGCTTCTACTGGTCAATTGAACCAAACTCACTTGTTATCACAAGTTCGTAAAGACATTGCTCGCATCAAGACAGCGCTTAGACAAAAGGCAGGTAACTAACATGACTCAACAAGCAAAAGTTGCTCGTACACTGACTGGTAAAGTCGTAAGCGACAAGATGGATAAAACCATCACTGTGCTTATTGAGCGTCGTGTTAAGCATGAGGTTTACGGCAAGTACTTCACCAAGTCATCCAAAGTGCATGCTCATGATGAAAAAAATGAGTGCCGCATTGGTGACACAGTGACTGTAGCTGAGTCTCGTCCCCTGTCAAAAACTAAGACCTGGGCCTTGGTAAAAATTGAAGAGCGTGCTGCTGAAGTTTAAGTGCTTCAGTAGTTTTAGATAGTTTCGGAGACGGACGATGATTCAAACAGAAAGCTACTTAGATGTTGCTGACAACAGCGGTGCTCGCCGTGTCATGTGCATCAAGGTTCTTGGCGGCTCCCACCGTCGCTATGCTGCAGTGGGTGACATCATCAAAGTTACCGTAAAGGAAGCCATTCCGCGCGGTAAAGTGAAGAAAGGCCAAGTATTGAAAGCAGTTGTTGTACGCACTAAAAAAGGTGTGCGTCGTCAGGACGGTTCGTTGATTAAATTCGACGATAATGCCGCGGTACTGCTGAATAACCAGGATGCTCCGATTGGTACCCGTATTTTCGGACCCGTAACGCGTGAGTTGCGTGGCGAGAAATTTATGAAAATCATTTCTTTGGCTCCTGAAGTGCTGTAAGCACTCAGTCAGACAGAGAGTCGAGGGCAGATAAATGCGTAAAATTAAACGTGATGACGAAGTGATTGTTATCGCCGGACGTGACAAGGGCAAGCGCGGTAAAGTTGTACGTGTTTTGGCTGAGGATCGTTTGATTGTTAGTGGCATTAACATGATCAAAAAGCACCAAAAACCAAACCCACAATTGGGCGTTGCTGGTGGAATCGTTGAAAAAGAAGCTGCGATCCATGCTTCTAATGTAGCCATCTACAATCCGGCTACCAAGAAAGCAGATCGTGTTGGATTCAAGATTCTTGAAAACGGCAACAAAGTGCGTGTTTTCAAATCCAACGGCGAAGCCGTAGAGGCGTAATTGAACATGGCTAGGCTTAAAGAACTTTACACGAAAGAACTCGCCCCCAAGCTGAAAGAAGAGTTGGGTTTGGCGAATGTTATGGAAGTGCCGCGCATCACTAAAATCACCATTAACATGGGTGTGGGTGAAGCGGTTGGTGACAAGAAAGTGCTTGAAAACGCGGTTAATGACCTGGTGAAAATTGCCGGTCAAAAAGTCGTCGTTACCAAATCTCGCAAGTCAATTGCTGGCTTCAAGATTCGTGACGGTTGGCCAATCGGTTGCAAAGTAACTCTGCGCAAAGATCGTATGTACGAGTTCTTGGATCGCCTGATCGCTGTTGCTATTCCACGTATCCGCGACTTCCGCGGTATCAGTCCGAAGCAATTCGACGGTCGTGGTAATTTCTCTATGGGTGTTACTGAGCAGATTATTTTTCCTGAGATTGACTACGACAAGGTAGATCGTCTACGTGGATTGGATATCTGTATCACTACTACTGCTCGCACTGACGAAGAAGGTCGTGCGCTGCTGAAAGCCTTCAACTTCCCGTTCAAGGGCTAAAGGTAACCTCATGGCTAAGAAATCAATGATCGCACGTGAAGTTAAGCGTGCAGAAACAGCAAAAAAATTCGCTGCAAAGCGTGCTGAGTTGAAAGCAATCATTGCCAGTGCTTCTTCTTCTGAAGAGCAGATCTGGGAAGCGCAAACCAAACTGCAACAGTTGCCGCGTGATGCCAGCCCAAGTCGTCAGCGTAATCGCTGCCGTGTGACTGGTCGCCCACATGGTGTCTATCGCAAATTCGGTTTGTGCCGTCATAAGTTGCGCGAAGCTGCCATGCGTGGTGATGTCCCTGGCCTGGTTAAGGCTAGCTGGTAAGCCCTCGCTTAATATTAGGAGCAGATTCTCATGAGTATGCAAGATCCATTGGCAGATATGCTGACCCGTATTCGCAATGCGCAAGGTGTTGGTAAAGCCACTGTAACTATGCCTTCTTCCAAATTGAAGGTAAGTGTTGCAAAAGTTCTCTCTGACGAGGGCTATATCAACGGTTTTTCAGTAAGTGAAAGCCCCAAGCAAGAGCTGACTGTTGAACTGAAATATTTTGAAGGTAAGCCGGTTATTGCCGAGCTTGACCGCGTAAGCCGTCCTGGCTTGCGTAATTACGCTGGTAAGTCTGCTCTGCCTACCGTTCGCGGTGGATTGGGTATCGCTATTGTGTCTACCAGTAAAGGTGTAATGACTGATCGAGCTGCACGCGCCGCTGGCGTGGGTGGTGAGGTTCTTTGCACAGTATTCTAATTGGGAAATCGTCATGTCACGAGTTGCAAAAAGTCCGGTTGAAGTGCCTGCCGCAGTGACTGTGACCTTGAATGGTCAGAGTCTCTCTGTAAAAGGTGGCAAAGGTACATTGGCGCTGGAAGTTCACGCGAATGTAGAAGTTAAGCATGAAGGTAATGTGCTGACTTTTACTCCTCGCGATGGTGCCAAGCAGTCAGATGCTTTAGCGGGTACTACCCGTGCATTGGTAAACAACATGGTTGTCGGTGTGTCGCAAGGTTTCGAAAAGAAACTGACCCTGGTAGGCGTGGGTTATCGTGTTAAAGCAGAAGGCAATACTGTAAACCTGTCTTTGGGATATTCACATCCGGTTAACTACGTTCTTCCGCAAGGCGTATCGGTAGAAACCCCAAGTCAGACCGAAATAGTACTCAAGAGCGCTGACAAGCAATTGCTTGGTCAAGTCGCTGCTGAAATCCGTGCGTTCCGCGAGCCAGAGCCATACAAAGGCAAGGGTGTTCGCTACTCGGATGAAGTAGTACTGCGTAAAGAAGCTAAGAAGAAGTAGGGCTAGGATATGAGCGAAAAGAAAGAAGCTCGTCTTCGCCGTGCACGTCGTGCTCGCGCCAAGATTCGTGAATTAGGTGTAACCCGTTTGGCTATCCACCGCACTCCGCGTCATATTTATGCACAATTGATCTCTGGTGATGGCTCTACCGTCATCGCGAGTGCGTCAACGCTGGATAAAGATCTGCGCAGTGGTAAGACCGGTAATGCTGATGCTGCCAAAGCTGTAGGTGCATTGATTGCTGAGCGTGCCAAAGCCGCTGGTGTAACTCAGGTAGCATTCGATCGCAGCGGTTTTAAATATCATGGCCGCATTAAAGCCCTGGCTGATGCTGCGCGTGAAGGCGGATTGGAATTCTAAAGGTGCATTATGGCAAACGCTAAAAGAGAAGAAGAGAACAACAACGAAGGCTTGCAAGAAAAATTAGTGCAAGTAAATCGTGTTGCTAAAACCGTTAAGGGTGGCCGTATTTTTGCGTTCACTGCACTGACTGTGGTTGGTGATGGTAATGGTCGTGTTGGCTTTGGTCGTGGTAAGGCGCGTGAAGTGCCCACTGCTATCCAAAAGGCGATGGAAGCTGCACGTCGCAACATGATTACCGTTGATTTGAATGGCGACACTATTCAATATCCGACCAAGGGTGCTCACGGTGCGTCCAAGGTATATATGCAGCCCGCTTCACAAGGTACCGGTGTAATCGCCGGTGGTGCGATGCGTGCAGTATTGGAAATTGCAGGTATTCAAAACGTCCTTTCCAAGTGCTACGGCTCTACCAATCCGGTGAATGTTGTTCGTGCCACTTTCAATGCGCTTAAAGCGATGTCTTCTCCTGAGACTGTTGCTGCCAAGCGTGGAAAGACTGTTGAAGAAATTCTGAACTAATCGGCTTGGCCGATGATTAGCTGGCGGAATTGACCATGTCTAAGAAAATGATCAAAGTGACTCAGATTAAGAGCACCGCTCATCGTCTGAAGAATCACCAGGCCTGTGTTCGTGGCTTGGGACTGCGTCGTATCGGTCATACTGTGGAAGTGGAAGACACTCCTTCTGTACGCGGTATGATCAATGCTGTTAATTACCTGGTGAAGGTTGAGGGAGAGTAAGATGCGTCTGAATACACTTAGCCCGGCACCGGGTAGAATCCACGCTAAAAAGCGTGTTGGTCGCGGTATTGGTAGCGGCCTGGGTAAAACTGCTGGTCGTGGCCACAAGGGTTTGAAATCCCGCTCTGGTGGTTCCGTGCGTCCTGGTTTTGAAGGCGGTCAAATGCCTTTGCAAATCCGTCTGCCCAAGTACGGTTTTACTTCCCGTATTAGTTTGGTAACAGCAGAAATTCGCCTATCTGAGCTGAACGCCATTGAAGGTTCGGTAGTGGATATCGAAACTCTGAAACAAGCTGGTTTGATCAGCTCTGTTATCAAGCGCGCTAAAATCTTTGCCTCAGGCGAAGTGAAAAAGGCAGTGACAGTGAAAGGTTTGGCTGTTACTAAAGGCGCTAAGGCTGCAATCGAAGCCGCTGGCGGAAAAGTAGAAGAGTAACGAGGCGCGAATGGCAACTCCTAGTAATCTGCCATTAGCCAATCAAAGAGGCTTGGGCGAGCTTTGGGCTCGCCTTCGCTTTCTGTTTTTGGCGATAGTGATTTATCGTATTGGCACCCATATTCCAGTTCCTGGTCTTGACCCCGAGCGTATTGCCAATCTGTTTAATCAGAATCAGGGCACTATTCTCGGAATGTTCAATATGTTTTCAGGCGGTGCCTTGGAGCGTATGAGTATTCTGGCGCTGGGTATCATGCCGTACATTTCTGCATCGATTATCATGCAGTTGCTTACCGCAGTTACTCCCTCGCTTGAGCAGTTGAAGAAAGAAGGAGATGCCGGTCGTCGCAAGATCAACCAGTACACTCGTTACTTCACTGTTGTGCTTGCCAGTGTTCAGGCTTTGGCAATGGCAGTAAGCTTTTCTGGCTTTGCTTATGGTGGTGAACCAGGATTTGCCTATTATTTTATTGCTGTTGTTTCATTGGTTACCGGTGCCATTTTTATGATGTGGCTGGGTGAGCAGGTGACTGAGAGGGGAATTGGCAATGGTATTTCCATGCTGATTTTCGCTGGTATTGTCGCCGGTATGCCCAGTGCCATAGGTCAAGCCTTCGAGAGCGCCCGTCAGGGAGACCTTAATATTCTGGCACTCCTGATCGTTGCTATTCTGGCATTGGTGATTATCTGGTTGGTTGTGCGTATTGAACGTGGCCAGCGTCGCATCACGGTTAACTATGCCAAGCGCCAGCAGGGACGTCAGGCCTATGCTGCCCAAAGTAGCCATCTGCCACTGAAAATAAATATGTCAGGTGTTATTCCTGCGATTTTTGCGAGCAGTATTTTGTTGTTCCCTGCCTCTATTGCCCAATGGTTTGGCCAGGGTGGTGATGGTGTTATTAACAATGTGCTTCAGGAAATCGCTTTGGCTATTGGCCCTGGTCAGCCGCTTTATATCCTGTTGTTTGCTGGTTTGATTACCTTCTTCTGTTTCTTCTATACCGCGTTGATGTTTAATCCTCGCGAAGTGGCTGATAATCTGAAGAAGTCTGGTGCCTATATTCCAGGTATCCGCCCAGGTGAGCACTCTGCCAAATATATTGATAGTGTTTTGACCAGATTAACTGTGGTCGGCGCTATTTATATGTCCGCTGTCTGTTTGCTGCCGGAGTTTCTGATTGTGGTCACTAATGTGCCCTTTTATTTAGGTGGAACTTCGCTGCTGATTGTGGTGGTGGTGTTGATGGACTTTATGTCCCAGGTACAGGCTCATTTGATGTCTCATCAGTATGAATCGCTGATGAAGAAGTCAAATCTTAAAGGATATGGCAGCGGTATCGTTCGCTAATCCTTAAATTCGAGGTTAGATAATGAAAGTTCGTGCTTCTGTTAAAAAAATTTGTCGCAATTGCAAGATGGTGCGTCGCAACGGTGTTCTGCGTGTAATTTGCAGTGTTGAGCCGCGTCACAAGCAGCGTCAAGGCTGATTCAGGCCTTATTTGGCATCAGGCAGGTTGACTCTGTTAACCTGCCTGAATGTTTAATAAAGGTTGATTGGCATTAGGGGGCGTTGACTGTCGTCGGATGAGAAATTATCCGGCTATTGCTTTATGGGGTATTTGTCGCTATCCTGCGCGCCTTTTGTTTAGGGGCGGGGTGGCGCATTTGCTGTCAACGCTACAATTCAGGTGTTATTGGAGTAATTTGAATGGCTCGTATAGCTGGTGTAAACATACCAGATAACAAACATGCCGTTATCTCGTTGACCTATGTCTATGGTATTGGTCGTACCACCGCCAAGCAGATCTGTGCTGCTACTGGTATTGCCGAAGACACCAAGATTGGCACACTGTCTGAAGAGCAGATGGATGCCATCCGTGCTGAAGTTGGCAAACACACCGTAGAAGGTGATTTGCGTCGTGAAATCAACATGAATATCAAGCGTTTGATGGACCTGGGCTGCTACCGCGGTCTGCGTCACCGTCGTGGCTTGCCTCTGCGTGGTCAGCGTACCAAAACCAACGCGCGTACTCGCAAAGGCCCACGCAAGCCCATCAAGAAGTAAGCCTTGATCGCATAATCATCAATTTACGGTAAATTTAGTAGGAAGATTGCTATGGCTAAGCCAGGTAATAAGACCGCAACCAAAAAGAAAGTCAAAAAGACGGTGATTGATGGCGTTGCGCACATCCACGCCTCTTTTAACAACACTATTGTGACTATCACTGACCGTCAGGGTAATGCTCTGGCATGGGCTACCTCCGGTGGCTCGGGTTTCCGTGGTTCACGTAAATCTACTCCATTCGCTGCTCAGGTTGCTGCCGAGCGCGCGGGTGAAGCGGCCAAAGAATACGGCCTGAAGAATCTCGACGTTGAAGTGAAGGGCCCAGGCCCAGGTCGCGAATCTGCTGTTCGTGCACTGAATAATGTTGGCTACAAAATAACCAATATCACTGACGTAACACCGATTCCTCACAACGGCTGCCGTCCGCCGAAAAAACGTCGCGTGTAAGGGGAGACTTAGAGAATGGCTCGTTATATTGGACCTACCTGTAAACTGTCTCGTCGCGAAGGTACAGACCTGTTTCTGAAAAGCGGCGCGCGTGCACTGGATTCCAAGTGCAAAATTGAAACTGCTCCTGGCCAACATGGTCAACGTCGTGGTCGCCTGTCTGACTACGGTGTACAGTTGCGTGAAAAGCAAAAAGTTCGTCGTATTTACGGCGTGCTGGAAAAGCAATTCCGCGGTTACTACAAAGAAGCTGCCCGTCGTAAAGGCGCTACCGGTGAAAACCTGTTGAAGTTGCTGGAATCCCGTCTTGATAACGTGGTTTATCGTATGGGCTTTGGTGCTACTCGCTCTGAATCTCGTCAGTTGGTTTCGCACAAGGCTATCAGTGTTAATGGCAAAACCGTTAATGTTGCCTCTTTCCAGGTTGCTGCCGGTGATGTGGTTGCTGTGCGTGAAAAAGCTAAAAATCAGCTGCGTATTCAAAGCGCGTTGAATCTTGCTGGCCAGCGCAGCAATGTAGAGTGGGTTGACGTGAACACCGAGAAAAAAGAAGGTGTATTTAAGCGCGTTCCTGATCGTGTTGATCTTCCTGCTGACATCAACGAGAACCTCATCGTCGAGCTTTACTCCAAGTAAGGGACGATTCGCTAACAGGTGTGGCTATGCAGACTGCAGTAAACGAATTTTTGACCCCACGTCATATCGATGTTTCAGAAATTACTCCAACCCGCGCGCGCGTGGTGTTGGAGCCGCTGGAACGTGGCTTTGGACATACATTAGGCAACGCCTTGCGTCGTATTCTGCTCTCTTCTATGGCCGGTTGCGCCATTGTTGAAGCGGAAATCGACGGTGTATTGCACGAGTACAGCGCTATTGAAGGTGTACGCGAGGATGTGATTGAGATCCTGCTGAACCTGAAAGGTGTTGCGGTGGTAATGCACGGTAAGGATTCAACGGTTCTTACCCTGAGCAAGAAAGGTCCAGGTGTTGTTACCGCTGGTGATATTCAGGTAGATCACGACGTTGAGATCAAAAATCCAGATCATGTTATTGCCAACATCACTGGTAATACTGAGCTGAAAATGCGTCTGACGATTGCTCGTGGTCGCGGTTACCAGCCGGCTGACAGTCGTCGTCGCGATGACGATGAAAGTCGTGCAATTGGTCGTTTGCAGCTGGATGCTTCGTTCAGCCCTGTCAAGCGTTTGGCTTACAGTGTTGAAAGTGCCCGTGTTGAGCAGCGTACTGACCTGGATAAGCTGGTTCTGGATCTGGAAACCAACGGTACTATTGATCCGGAAGAAGCTATCCGTCGTGCTGCTACCATCCTGCAACAGCAGTTGGCAGTATTCGTTGACCTGGAAGGTGAGAAACAGTCTGCGCCGGAACAGAAAGAAGAGGCGATTGATCCGATTCTGTTGCGTCCGGTGGATGATCTGGAGCTCACTGTGCGCTCGGCTAACTGCCTGAAAGCGGAAAACATTTATTACATTGGCGATCTGATCCAGCGCACAGAAGTTGAGCTGTTGAAGACTCCTAACCTGGGTAAAAAGTCTCTTACCGAGATTAAAGATGTACTGGCTTCACGTGGTTTGTCGCTCGGTATGCGTTTGGAAAACTGGCCGCCAGCCAGTTTAAAGAACGACTAACAGGTTATTGCCAATATTAGTTCGCCCGTTAACTCACTTCGGTGCGGGCGATTAACGAGATTGTGTCAAACAATCCATTTTTGAAGGTATTGAGTTATGCGTCATCGTCTTAGTGGTCGTCAATTGGGCCGTAATTCATCTCATCGCAAGGCCATGTTCCGCAACATGTCTGCTTCTTTGGTTGAGCATGAACTGATCAAAACTACCCTGCCCAAGGCAAAAGAACTGCGCCGTGTGATCGAGCCGTTGATCACCCTGGCTAAAGTGGATTCTGTTGCTAATCGCCGTTTGGCGAATGCCCGCCTGCAGAGCAAATCTGCTGTGGGTAAATTGTTCAGCGAACTGGGCAAGCGTTACGCGACCCGTCCAGGTGGTTATGTGCGTATCCTCAAGTGCGGCTTCCGTGCTGGCGACAAGGCTCCTATGGCCTATGTTGAGTTGGTAGATCGCCCTGCTCGCGCTGTTGAAACCGCTGTGGAAGTTGATGCTGAATAAGTATCTGCTGATAACATAAAAAACCGGGCCATGAGCCCGGTTTTTTTATGTCGGAAGAAAAGTGGGTTGTTTCATACTATTGCACAGCATCCTTGCTGTTGGCGTGCGCGCCTATTTTTTTGTCGCTTTGCTTTTCTTGATTTTGAGCATGGGTTTGAGGAATCGCCCTGTGTGGGAGTGAGTTAATTCTGCGACGGCTTCCGGTGTGCCGGTA from Cellvibrio japonicus Ueda107 includes:
- the rplD gene encoding 50S ribosomal protein L4; amino-acid sequence: MELKIVNPGGAQGTVNVSEVAFGREFNQDLVHQAVVAYMAGARQGTKAQKTRAEVSGGGKKPWRQKGTGRARAGTIRSPIWRGGGVTFAAKPRDFEQKLNRKMYRAALQCILSELNRQDRLIVVESFDVDAPKTKALVQKLAQYDLTDALIVTEDLSENLYLASRNLHKVGVSDVQGVDPVSLIGYDKVVVTVPALKKFEEILG
- the rplW gene encoding 50S ribosomal protein L23, producing MNQERIYKVLLGPVVSEKSAAVGEASNQVVFKVLADASKVEIKAAVQALFNTKVESVRVLNVKGKTKRTRYGVGKRSDWKKAYVRLEQGQEIDFAVAE
- the rplB gene encoding 50S ribosomal protein L2, translated to MAIVKSKPTSPGRRFVVKVVNHDLHKGEPYAPLLDKKSKSGGRNNTGRITTRHVGGGHKQHYRIVDFRRNKDGIPATVERIEYDPNRTAYIALVVYADGERRYIIAPKGLSAGDKIESGNAAAIKVGNTLPVRNIPLGSVIHCVELKPGKGAQLARSAGASAQLVAKDGAYVTLRLRSGEMRKVLSDCRATLGEVSNTEHNLRSLGKAGAKRWLGIRPTVRGVAMNPVDHPHGGGEGRTSGGRHPVSPWGIPTKGYKTRKNKRTDNMIVRRRDKK
- the rpsS gene encoding 30S ribosomal protein S19 codes for the protein MPRSLKKGPFIDLHLIKKVEAAIASNDRRPIKTWSRRSMILPEMVGLTLAVHNGRQHVPVLVNEEMVGHKLGEFAATRTYRGHAADKKAKKR
- the rplV gene encoding 50S ribosomal protein L22; the protein is MEVAAKLSGARLSAQKARLVADQIRGKGVEDALDILAFSTKKGAQIIKKVLESAIANAEHNEGADVDELKVKTIFVDEGVSLKRIKPRAKGRADRITKRTCHITVKVADK
- the rpsC gene encoding 30S ribosomal protein S3: MGQKVHPNGIRLGIIKKHTSVWYADGTDYADKLNIDLKVRSYIQEKLASASVSRVDIERPANTARITIHTARPGIVIGKKGEDVDKLRAEISKQMGVPVHINIEEIRKPDLDAALVAQSVAQQLERRVMFRRAMKRAVQNAMRQGAEGIKIQVGGRLGGAEIARSEWYREGRVPLHTLRADIDYATAEASTTYGIIGVKVWIFKGEVIGDVTETESASKKKTTKSK
- the rplP gene encoding 50S ribosomal protein L16 — its product is MLQPKRTKFRKQMKGRNRGLALRGSKVSFGDFGLKATGRGRITARQIEAARRAMTRHVKRGGKIWIRVFPDKPITAKPLEVRMGSGKGGVEYWVAQIRPGKVLYEMDGVSEELAREAFALAAAKLPVTTTFVKRSVM
- the rpmC gene encoding 50S ribosomal protein L29, with translation MKVSELREKSVEELNSVLLEQLKEQFKLRMQASTGQLNQTHLLSQVRKDIARIKTALRQKAGN
- the rpsQ gene encoding 30S ribosomal protein S17 codes for the protein MTQQAKVARTLTGKVVSDKMDKTITVLIERRVKHEVYGKYFTKSSKVHAHDEKNECRIGDTVTVAESRPLSKTKTWALVKIEERAAEV
- the rplN gene encoding 50S ribosomal protein L14, producing MIQTESYLDVADNSGARRVMCIKVLGGSHRRYAAVGDIIKVTVKEAIPRGKVKKGQVLKAVVVRTKKGVRRQDGSLIKFDDNAAVLLNNQDAPIGTRIFGPVTRELRGEKFMKIISLAPEVL
- the rplX gene encoding 50S ribosomal protein L24, with the translated sequence MRKIKRDDEVIVIAGRDKGKRGKVVRVLAEDRLIVSGINMIKKHQKPNPQLGVAGGIVEKEAAIHASNVAIYNPATKKADRVGFKILENGNKVRVFKSNGEAVEA
- the rplE gene encoding 50S ribosomal protein L5, with the protein product MARLKELYTKELAPKLKEELGLANVMEVPRITKITINMGVGEAVGDKKVLENAVNDLVKIAGQKVVVTKSRKSIAGFKIRDGWPIGCKVTLRKDRMYEFLDRLIAVAIPRIRDFRGISPKQFDGRGNFSMGVTEQIIFPEIDYDKVDRLRGLDICITTTARTDEEGRALLKAFNFPFKG
- the rpsN gene encoding 30S ribosomal protein S14, yielding MAKKSMIAREVKRAETAKKFAAKRAELKAIIASASSSEEQIWEAQTKLQQLPRDASPSRQRNRCRVTGRPHGVYRKFGLCRHKLREAAMRGDVPGLVKASW
- the rpsH gene encoding 30S ribosomal protein S8: MSMQDPLADMLTRIRNAQGVGKATVTMPSSKLKVSVAKVLSDEGYINGFSVSESPKQELTVELKYFEGKPVIAELDRVSRPGLRNYAGKSALPTVRGGLGIAIVSTSKGVMTDRAARAAGVGGEVLCTVF